One Streptomyces sp. V4I8 genomic window carries:
- a CDS encoding DUF58 domain-containing protein: MALTGRAALLAALGSLPVGLWDPSWTGILAVNAPLAVACACDFALAAPVRRLGLTRSGDTSVRLGETADVTLTVTNPSNRPLRAHLRDAWPPSSWQPGTEVAASRHRVTVPAGERRRVTTRLRPTRRGDRQADHVTIRSSGPLGLFSRQGTHKVPWTVRVLPPFTSRKHLPSKLARLRELDGRTSVLTRGEGTEFDSLREYVPGDDTRSIDWRATARQSTVAVRTWRPERDRHILLVLDTGRTSAGRVGDAPRLDASMDAALLLAALAARAGDRVELLAYDRRVRALVQGRTVGDVLPSLVNAMATLEPELIETDARGLTATALRTAPRHSLIVLLTSLDAAPIEEGLLPVLSQLTQRHTVLLASVADPHIARMASARGNTDAVYEAAAATQSQTERHRTADQLRRHGVTVVDATPEELAPALADAYLALKTAGRL; this comes from the coding sequence ATGGCACTCACCGGACGCGCCGCACTCCTCGCGGCCCTGGGCTCCCTCCCCGTAGGACTCTGGGACCCCAGCTGGACGGGCATCCTCGCGGTCAACGCCCCCCTCGCGGTGGCCTGCGCCTGCGACTTCGCACTGGCAGCACCAGTACGACGCCTGGGCCTGACCCGCTCCGGCGACACCTCCGTACGCCTGGGCGAGACAGCCGACGTCACCCTCACGGTGACCAACCCCTCCAACCGCCCGCTCCGCGCCCACCTCCGCGACGCCTGGCCCCCCAGCAGCTGGCAGCCCGGCACAGAGGTGGCAGCCTCCCGCCACCGTGTAACGGTCCCCGCCGGCGAACGCCGCCGCGTCACCACCCGCCTACGCCCCACCCGCCGCGGCGACCGCCAGGCCGACCACGTGACAATCCGCTCATCAGGCCCTCTGGGCCTCTTCTCCCGCCAAGGCACCCACAAGGTCCCCTGGACGGTACGAGTCCTCCCCCCATTCACCAGCCGCAAGCACCTGCCCTCCAAACTGGCCCGCCTGCGCGAACTCGACGGCCGCACCAGCGTCCTCACTCGCGGCGAGGGCACAGAATTCGACAGCCTGCGCGAGTACGTCCCCGGCGACGACACCCGCTCCATCGACTGGCGCGCCACAGCCCGCCAGTCCACGGTCGCCGTACGCACCTGGCGCCCCGAACGCGACCGCCACATCCTCCTCGTCCTGGACACCGGCCGAACCTCGGCAGGCCGCGTCGGCGACGCTCCACGCCTGGACGCCTCCATGGACGCGGCCCTCCTCCTGGCCGCCCTCGCCGCCCGAGCCGGCGACCGAGTGGAGCTCCTTGCCTACGACCGCCGAGTACGCGCCCTCGTCCAGGGCCGCACAGTAGGCGACGTCCTCCCCTCCCTGGTCAACGCGATGGCCACCCTCGAGCCCGAGCTGATCGAAACAGACGCCCGAGGCCTCACCGCAACGGCTCTCCGTACGGCACCCCGCCACTCCCTGATCGTGCTGCTCACGTCCCTCGACGCGGCGCCCATCGAGGAGGGCCTGCTCCCGGTCCTGTCCCAGCTAACGCAACGCCACACCGTCCTACTGGCATCAGTGGCGGACCCCCACATCGCCCGCATGGCCTCTGCACGCGGAAACACGGACGCCGTGTACGAAGCCGCAGCCGCCACCCAGTCCCAAACCGAGCGCCACCGTACGGCAGATCAACTCCGCCGCCATGGCGTTACGGTCGTCGACGCGACGCCGGAAGAACTCGCGCCGGCCCTGGCAGACGCGTATCTGGCCCTCAAGACGGCGGGACGCCTGTAA
- a CDS encoding DUF4350 domain-containing protein: protein MTTEATPPSTSASPTARQVWTRTRGIAAAVVLLLVAAVVIATIRSDAHHGVLDPRSADHRGSRAVAELLADRGVDTRVVTTLDDARAAASADTTVLVAAPDLLTHRQQTWLHSSTAGAGGRTVLVAPGSSSVERLAPGVTADPATSLDSELAPDCALPAAQRAGTADLGGVRYTTTHLDADECYPSERLATLLRVPDPTGNGDTVVLGSPDILYNDRLDEQGNASLALQLLGSRPHVVWYLPSLSDTSAADPDDERSFFDLLPSGWLWGTLQLFIAAALAALWRARRLGPLVPEKLPVAIRASETVEGRARLYRKSNARDRAAAALRSTTRTRLAPLVGVPITQAHAPESLLPALSAHLHNHGDGQSLHTLLFGPPPSDDAALIALADQLDALEREVRRP from the coding sequence ATGACCACCGAGGCCACGCCCCCGTCCACCTCGGCCTCGCCCACCGCCCGCCAGGTCTGGACCCGCACGCGAGGCATCGCAGCCGCCGTCGTCCTCCTGCTCGTGGCAGCCGTCGTGATCGCCACGATCCGTTCCGACGCCCACCACGGCGTCCTCGACCCACGCTCCGCCGACCACAGAGGCAGCCGAGCGGTCGCCGAACTCCTCGCCGACCGCGGCGTCGACACGCGCGTGGTCACCACCCTGGACGACGCCCGCGCCGCGGCCTCCGCGGACACCACCGTCCTCGTCGCCGCCCCCGATCTGCTGACGCACCGTCAACAGACTTGGCTGCACTCGTCGACCGCCGGCGCCGGCGGCCGTACCGTCCTCGTCGCCCCCGGCAGCTCGTCGGTCGAACGACTCGCCCCCGGTGTCACCGCGGACCCCGCCACCAGCCTCGACTCGGAGCTCGCCCCCGACTGCGCCCTGCCCGCCGCCCAGCGCGCGGGCACCGCCGACCTGGGCGGCGTCCGCTACACCACCACCCACCTCGACGCCGACGAGTGCTACCCCAGCGAGCGCCTGGCCACCCTGCTGCGCGTCCCGGACCCGACCGGGAACGGCGACACCGTCGTCCTCGGCTCGCCCGACATCCTCTACAACGACCGCCTCGACGAGCAGGGCAACGCCTCGCTCGCCCTCCAACTCCTCGGTTCCCGCCCCCATGTGGTCTGGTACCTCCCCTCGCTCTCCGACACGTCGGCCGCCGACCCGGACGACGAACGCAGCTTCTTCGACCTGCTCCCCTCGGGCTGGCTCTGGGGCACACTGCAGCTCTTCATCGCCGCAGCCCTGGCCGCCCTCTGGCGGGCACGCCGACTCGGCCCCCTGGTGCCCGAAAAACTCCCCGTGGCGATCCGCGCCTCCGAAACCGTCGAAGGCCGCGCCCGCCTCTACCGCAAATCCAACGCCCGCGACCGCGCGGCCGCCGCTCTTCGCTCCACCACCCGCACGCGCCTCGCCCCCCTCGTAGGTGTCCCCATCACCCAGGCGCACGCGCCCGAGTCCCTGCTCCCCGCCCTGTCCGCCCACCTCCACAACCACGGAGACGGACAGAGCCTGCACACCCTCCTCTTCGGCCCGCCGCCCAGCGACGACGCGGCGCTCATAGCCCTCGCCGACCAACTCGACGCCCTCGAAAGAGAGGTACGCCGTCCATGA
- a CDS encoding DUF4129 domain-containing protein yields MSLTGGVLTTASALPDAAARALLRADASTLSLLARSDDEPPLTIPRDPAREAAQRELSKGMYHENDPSWFQRALDAFWDWVEDLFSSASTVTPGGPLGLVVVILVVVAVLGALWWRLGTPRRQPTSSAALFDDRPRSAAEHRAAAEAHAAQGHWNQAVQERMRAIVRSLEERALLDIHPGRTADEAAAEAGRSLPAHTDRLRASARDFDDVTYGGRTATQQAYQRIAELDRDLESTKPQLASSAPITAPNARQGAAE; encoded by the coding sequence GTGAGCCTGACGGGGGGAGTTCTCACGACGGCGTCAGCGCTGCCGGACGCGGCCGCACGCGCCTTGCTGCGCGCCGACGCATCCACACTGTCGCTACTGGCGCGCTCGGACGACGAGCCACCGCTGACGATCCCGCGTGATCCCGCGCGGGAAGCAGCCCAGCGTGAGCTGTCCAAGGGCATGTACCACGAGAACGACCCCAGCTGGTTCCAGCGTGCCCTGGACGCCTTCTGGGACTGGGTCGAGGACCTGTTCAGCAGCGCTTCGACCGTGACACCCGGAGGACCGCTCGGCCTGGTCGTCGTCATCCTGGTCGTCGTCGCGGTCCTCGGCGCCCTGTGGTGGCGCCTCGGCACCCCGCGCCGCCAACCCACCTCCTCCGCCGCCCTGTTCGACGACCGCCCCCGCAGCGCCGCCGAACACCGCGCCGCCGCCGAGGCGCACGCCGCCCAAGGCCACTGGAACCAGGCAGTCCAGGAACGCATGCGCGCCATCGTCCGCTCCCTGGAGGAACGCGCACTACTCGACATCCACCCCGGCCGCACCGCGGACGAAGCCGCCGCCGAAGCAGGCCGCTCCCTGCCCGCCCACACGGACCGGCTGCGCGCCTCGGCCCGGGACTTCGACGACGTGACATACGGCGGCAGGACCGCGACCCAGCAGGCGTACCAGCGCATCGCGGAACTCGACCGCGACCTGGAGAGCACCAAGCCACAACTCGCGAGCAGCGCCCCCATCACGGCCCCCAACGCCCGCCAGGGAGCCGCCGAATGA
- the mtrA gene encoding two-component system response regulator MtrA: MMSFMKGRVLVVDDDTALAEMLGIVLRGEGFEPSFVADGDKALAAFRESKPDLVLLDLMLPGRDGIEVCRLIRAESGVPIVMLTAKSDTVDVVVGLESGADDYIVKPFKPKELVARIRARLRRSEEPAPEQLAIGDLVIDVAGHSVKRDGQSIALTPLEFDLLVALARKPWQVFTREVLLEQVWGYRHAADTRLVNVHVQRLRSKVEKDPERPEIVVTVRGVGYKAGPS, translated from the coding sequence ATGATGTCGTTTATGAAGGGACGAGTCCTTGTCGTCGACGACGACACCGCACTGGCCGAGATGCTCGGCATCGTGCTGCGTGGTGAAGGTTTTGAGCCGTCTTTCGTAGCCGACGGCGACAAGGCGCTGGCCGCGTTCCGGGAGAGCAAGCCCGATCTGGTGCTACTCGACCTGATGCTGCCCGGCCGGGACGGCATCGAGGTGTGCCGCCTGATCAGGGCGGAGTCCGGTGTGCCGATCGTGATGCTGACGGCCAAGAGCGACACCGTCGATGTCGTCGTGGGCCTGGAGTCCGGTGCCGATGACTACATCGTGAAGCCGTTCAAGCCGAAGGAGCTTGTCGCCCGGATCCGGGCGCGGCTGCGGAGGTCGGAGGAGCCGGCGCCCGAGCAGCTCGCCATCGGTGACCTCGTCATCGACGTGGCCGGGCACTCGGTGAAGCGGGACGGGCAGTCGATCGCGCTGACGCCGCTGGAGTTCGACCTGCTGGTCGCGTTGGCCCGTAAGCCGTGGCAGGTGTTCACGCGCGAGGTGCTCCTCGAGCAGGTGTGGGGCTACCGGCACGCGGCCGACACCCGTCTGGTCAACGTGCATGTGCAGCGGCTGCGTTCCAAGGTCGAGAAGGACCCGGAGCGGCCGGAGATCGTGGTGACCGTGCGCGGCGTCGGTTACAAGGCAGGGCCGAGCTGA
- a CDS encoding MoxR family ATPase, giving the protein MDPTTDNAGNTGDPGTARASLEALRAEIAKAVVGQDPAVTGLVVALLCRGHVLLEGVPGVAKTLLVRALASALELDTKRVQFTPDLMPSDVTGSLVYDTRTAEFSFQPGPVFTNLLLADEINRTPPKTQSSLLEAMEERQVTVDGTPRPLPDPFLVAATQNPVEYEGTYPLPEAQLDRFLLKLTIPLPSRQDEIDVLTRHAEGFNPRDLRAAGVRPVAGPADLEAARAAVAKTTVSPEITAYVVDICRATRESPSLTLGVSPRGATALLATARAWAWLTGRDYVIPDDVKALALPTLRHRVQLRPEAEMEGVTADSVINAILAHVPVPR; this is encoded by the coding sequence ATGGACCCGACCACTGACAACGCCGGGAACACCGGGGACCCGGGCACCGCCCGTGCCTCCCTGGAAGCCCTGCGCGCCGAGATCGCCAAAGCCGTGGTCGGCCAGGACCCCGCCGTGACCGGCCTCGTCGTCGCCCTCCTCTGCCGCGGACACGTCCTCCTCGAAGGAGTCCCCGGCGTCGCCAAGACACTCCTCGTCCGCGCTCTCGCATCCGCACTCGAACTCGACACCAAGCGCGTCCAGTTCACCCCCGACCTCATGCCGAGCGACGTGACGGGCTCCCTCGTCTACGACACCCGCACCGCCGAGTTCTCCTTCCAGCCCGGCCCCGTCTTCACCAACCTCCTCCTGGCCGACGAGATCAACCGAACCCCGCCCAAGACCCAGTCCTCCCTCCTGGAAGCCATGGAGGAACGCCAGGTCACGGTCGACGGCACCCCCCGCCCGCTCCCCGACCCGTTCCTCGTCGCGGCAACCCAGAACCCGGTGGAATACGAGGGCACGTACCCCCTCCCCGAGGCCCAGCTGGACCGTTTCCTCCTCAAGCTCACGATCCCGCTCCCCTCCCGCCAGGACGAGATCGACGTCCTCACCCGCCACGCCGAGGGCTTCAACCCACGCGACCTGCGCGCCGCCGGCGTACGCCCCGTGGCGGGCCCCGCGGACCTCGAGGCCGCCCGCGCGGCGGTCGCCAAGACGACGGTCTCCCCGGAGATCACCGCCTACGTGGTCGACATCTGCCGAGCCACCCGAGAATCGCCGTCACTCACCTTGGGCGTCTCGCCCCGCGGTGCCACGGCCCTCCTGGCCACCGCCCGCGCCTGGGCCTGGCTGACAGGCCGCGACTACGTCATCCCCGACGACGTGAAGGCCCTCGCCCTCCCCACCCTCCGCCACCGCGTACAACTGCGCCCCGAGGCAGAGATGGAAGGCGTCACCGCCGACTCCGTGATCAACGCGATCCTCGCCCACGTCCCCGTCCCCCGCTGA
- the mtnA gene encoding S-methyl-5-thioribose-1-phosphate isomerase, producing MADQYAQFGEDGRPKEIPAIRWEEPPEGPVLVLLDQTRLPAEEVELVCTDAPVLVEAICSLAVRGAPLLGIAGAYGVALAAARGFDVEDAAEALAGARPTAVNLAVGVRRAQSAYRAELARSGDTEQAAAAALGAARALHKEDAEASARMAERGLALLDELLPGGGHRVLTHCNTGALVSGGEGTAFAVALAAHRAGRLRRLWVDETRPLLQGARLTAYEAARNGMAYTLLTDNAAGSLFAAGEVDAVLIGADRIAADGSVANKVGSYPLAVLARYHHVPFIVVAPLTTVDLDTADGTSIEVEQRPGFEVTEIVAPQVPVAGGEPGGGVPVAPLGTQAYNPAFDVTPPELVTAIVTEEGAVSPVTAEALAELCAGARRVTETF from the coding sequence ATGGCTGATCAGTACGCGCAATTCGGCGAGGACGGCAGGCCCAAGGAGATTCCGGCGATTCGGTGGGAGGAACCACCCGAAGGTCCCGTACTGGTCCTTCTCGATCAGACGAGACTGCCGGCCGAGGAGGTCGAACTGGTCTGTACGGACGCGCCGGTGCTGGTGGAGGCGATCTGTTCGCTCGCCGTGCGCGGGGCGCCGTTGCTCGGGATCGCCGGGGCGTACGGCGTCGCGCTCGCCGCCGCGCGCGGGTTCGACGTGGAGGACGCCGCGGAAGCGCTGGCGGGTGCCCGGCCCACGGCGGTGAACCTTGCCGTCGGCGTGCGCAGGGCTCAGTCCGCGTATCGGGCCGAGCTCGCCAGGAGCGGGGACACGGAGCAGGCGGCCGCCGCCGCGCTGGGTGCGGCGCGGGCGCTGCACAAGGAGGACGCCGAGGCCAGCGCACGGATGGCCGAGCGAGGGCTGGCGCTGCTGGACGAACTGCTGCCCGGTGGCGGGCACCGCGTCCTCACGCACTGCAACACCGGGGCGCTGGTGTCGGGCGGTGAGGGCACGGCTTTCGCGGTGGCGCTCGCGGCGCACCGGGCCGGGCGGCTCAGGCGGCTGTGGGTGGACGAGACGCGGCCGTTGCTGCAAGGAGCTCGCCTCACGGCGTACGAGGCGGCGCGCAACGGCATGGCGTACACCCTGCTCACGGACAACGCGGCGGGCTCCTTGTTCGCCGCCGGTGAGGTGGACGCGGTGCTGATCGGGGCGGACCGCATCGCGGCCGACGGTTCGGTGGCGAACAAGGTGGGGAGCTATCCGCTCGCGGTTCTGGCGCGCTATCACCATGTGCCGTTCATCGTGGTCGCGCCGCTGACGACGGTGGATCTGGACACGGCGGACGGGACGTCCATCGAGGTCGAGCAGCGCCCGGGGTTCGAGGTGACCGAGATCGTGGCGCCTCAGGTGCCGGTGGCCGGAGGGGAGCCGGGGGGCGGGGTTCCGGTGGCGCCGCTGGGGACCCAGGCGTACAACCCGGCGTTCGACGTGACGCCGCCCGAGCTGGTGACGGCGATCGTCACCGAGGAGGGAGCCGTGTCGCCCGTGACGGCGGAGGCGTTGGCCGAGCTGTGTGCCGGGGCGAGGCGGGTCACGGAGACGTTCTGA